In Bacillus sp. FJAT-45037, the following are encoded in one genomic region:
- a CDS encoding ABC transporter substrate-binding protein translates to MNVSKCLSIIAVFILLTACGNAENTSTESTEDLKKIDIMLDWYPNAVHTFLYVAIEEGYFEEEGLDVNIIFPANPTDPINLTAAGELDFALSYQPDIITAQEAGLPVHAVAPIVRSPLNHVMFLADKAYKSPRDLEGKTIGYPGIPLNEQILKTMVEHDGGDFTNVNMIDIGFELGPAIMTERTDAIIGAYINHEYPVLKHEGYDISYFNPTDYGVPSYYELVLITNDTLHEEDPEIIDSFFRAATKGYETMKNDPDESLALLLANQEEANFPLIESVEKESLLILLEKMETTNEEFGEQSEEHWKKIKSWLEDSKN, encoded by the coding sequence ATGAACGTAAGTAAATGCCTTTCTATTATTGCAGTATTCATTTTACTGACGGCTTGCGGCAATGCCGAAAACACTAGCACAGAAAGTACGGAAGACTTGAAGAAAATTGATATCATGCTAGATTGGTACCCTAATGCCGTTCATACTTTTTTATATGTAGCCATTGAAGAGGGATATTTTGAAGAAGAGGGTCTTGATGTCAACATCATCTTCCCAGCCAATCCAACTGACCCCATTAATCTTACAGCTGCAGGAGAACTAGATTTCGCCCTTAGTTATCAACCCGATATTATAACGGCACAAGAGGCTGGCTTACCGGTTCACGCAGTCGCGCCGATTGTTAGAAGTCCACTCAATCATGTCATGTTCTTAGCAGATAAGGCCTACAAAAGCCCTCGTGACCTCGAAGGAAAAACGATCGGCTACCCTGGGATTCCGTTAAACGAACAGATCTTAAAAACAATGGTGGAGCATGATGGTGGTGACTTCACGAACGTCAACATGATTGATATTGGCTTTGAACTCGGTCCGGCTATTATGACCGAACGGACCGATGCGATTATCGGGGCGTATATTAATCATGAATATCCGGTATTAAAGCATGAAGGGTATGACATTTCATATTTTAACCCAACTGATTATGGAGTTCCTTCTTATTATGAGCTTGTCTTAATCACAAATGACACGCTTCATGAAGAAGACCCTGAGATAATTGACTCCTTTTTCCGTGCCGCTACTAAAGGGTATGAAACGATGAAAAATGATCCAGATGAAAGCCTCGCTCTCTTATTAGCGAACCAAGAAGAGGCGAATTTCCCTCTAATTGAGTCAGTTGAAAAAGAAAGTCTACTCATCTTGCTTGAAAAAATGGAAACAACTAATGAAGAATTCGGGGAACAGAGTGAAGAACACTGGAAGAAAATCAAATCTTGGTTAGAGGATAGCAAAAATTAA
- a CDS encoding aldo/keto reductase produces the protein MLTSLKDCTTLHNGVEMPWFGLGVFKVKDGDEAADSVRVAINNGYRSIDTAAIYKNEEGVGKGIKQSDVPRDQLFITSKVWNADQGYETTLQAFEASLERLELEYLDLYLIHWPVAGKFVETWKALEKLYKDGKVRAIGVSNFHIHHLEELLKEAEIKPMVNQVEYHPHLTQVELREYCEKAGIQLEAWSPLKQGELLEDETIKDIADTYRKSPAQIILRWDLQTNVVTIPKSIKEHRIIANADIFDFELSTEEMDRINALNKDERCGPDPDNFDF, from the coding sequence ATGCTGACAAGCTTAAAAGATTGTACGACTTTACATAATGGTGTTGAGATGCCGTGGTTTGGTCTTGGTGTGTTCAAGGTGAAAGATGGAGATGAGGCAGCAGATTCTGTGCGTGTGGCAATCAACAATGGCTATCGTAGCATTGATACTGCAGCCATTTACAAAAATGAAGAAGGCGTAGGGAAGGGAATTAAACAATCTGATGTCCCGCGCGATCAGTTATTTATTACATCAAAAGTCTGGAACGCAGACCAAGGCTATGAGACGACACTTCAAGCGTTTGAAGCGAGTTTAGAGCGACTTGAATTAGAGTATTTAGACTTGTATTTAATCCACTGGCCTGTGGCAGGAAAGTTTGTTGAGACATGGAAGGCGCTTGAGAAACTTTATAAAGATGGAAAAGTGCGAGCAATTGGAGTAAGTAACTTCCATATTCATCACTTAGAAGAACTTCTAAAAGAAGCTGAAATTAAGCCGATGGTTAACCAAGTTGAATACCACCCACATTTGACACAGGTTGAACTTCGTGAATATTGTGAGAAAGCTGGGATTCAGCTTGAGGCATGGTCACCACTTAAGCAAGGTGAGCTTCTTGAAGATGAGACGATTAAGGACATTGCAGATACTTATCGAAAATCACCCGCGCAAATTATTTTACGTTGGGATCTTCAAACAAACGTTGTGACTATTCCTAAATCAATCAAAGAACACCGAATCATCGCGAATGCTGACATCTTTGACTTTGAACTATCGACAGAGGAAATGGACCGAATCAATGCTTTAAATAAAGACGAGCGTTGCGGCCCAGACCCAGATAACTTCGACTTTTAA
- a CDS encoding manganese-dependent inorganic pyrophosphatase, whose product MTKEKVLVFGHKNPDTDTICSALVYADLKNKLGMNVEAVRLGVVGPETAFALDYFKAEAPRLVQTVAKEVQEVALVDHNEFQQSVDDIEQVKIIEVVDHHRVANFHTKEPLNFRVEPVGCTTTILRKMYIENDIEISKQMAGLMLSAIISDSLLFKSPTCTEQDVKAAKALAELADVNLEEYGLDMLKAGTKLEDRTAQQIISIDSKEFPIGDKLIEVAQVNTVDVNEVLARKEEIAAEIHSTITAKDLEVFVLVITNILEGDSTILTFGAGISQVEEAFNVTLDEHTALLKGVVSRKKQVIPALTKVMA is encoded by the coding sequence ATGACGAAAGAAAAAGTACTCGTTTTCGGTCACAAAAATCCAGATACAGATACAATTTGTTCCGCGCTTGTGTATGCTGACTTAAAAAACAAACTAGGCATGAATGTTGAAGCGGTTCGTTTAGGAGTAGTGGGCCCTGAAACAGCCTTCGCCCTAGATTACTTCAAAGCAGAGGCTCCACGTCTTGTTCAAACGGTTGCAAAAGAAGTTCAGGAAGTAGCATTAGTCGATCATAATGAATTCCAACAAAGTGTCGATGACATCGAGCAAGTGAAAATCATCGAAGTTGTTGACCATCACCGTGTTGCGAACTTTCATACGAAAGAGCCCTTAAATTTCAGAGTGGAGCCTGTTGGTTGTACAACAACGATCCTTCGTAAAATGTACATTGAAAACGATATCGAGATTTCTAAGCAAATGGCTGGACTGATGCTGTCTGCGATCATTTCTGATTCTTTATTGTTCAAATCACCTACGTGCACAGAACAAGATGTAAAAGCGGCGAAAGCTCTTGCTGAATTGGCAGATGTGAATCTTGAAGAATACGGCCTTGATATGCTAAAAGCAGGTACGAAGCTCGAAGACCGTACGGCACAGCAGATCATTTCAATTGATAGCAAAGAGTTTCCTATAGGGGACAAGCTAATTGAAGTGGCGCAAGTTAACACTGTCGATGTGAATGAAGTTCTTGCTCGCAAAGAAGAAATCGCAGCAGAAATTCATTCTACAATTACAGCTAAGGATCTCGAAGTGTTTGTATTAGTTATTACAAACATCCTTGAGGGCGATTCAACGATTCTTACATTCGGTGCTGGCATTAGCCAAGTCGAAGAAGCATTCAACGTCACTTTAGATGAGCATACAGCCCTACTAAAAGGTGTAGTATCACGAAAGAAACAAGTGATTCCAGCTCTGACAAAAGTGATGGCATAA
- a CDS encoding RDD family protein, whose amino-acid sequence MGIDWKERLLNKDELASGWYRLLAAFYDFLFLGLVMVIASAATTSWLMVRSESPHTDVEGFTRYLYAHEFHLLVINWLVLAAVFVMTHILYVIRARRSFGMMIVDLHVYNEEAEKPSAWRLLGRETLKYLLFPFVLVTFFKKERPLYEKITKTYLVK is encoded by the coding sequence ATGGGGATTGACTGGAAAGAGCGATTGTTAAACAAGGATGAACTGGCGAGTGGTTGGTACCGATTGTTGGCGGCATTTTATGATTTTTTGTTTTTAGGGTTAGTGATGGTCATTGCCTCGGCCGCAACGACTTCCTGGCTGATGGTCAGATCAGAATCACCTCATACAGATGTTGAAGGATTCACGCGCTATCTCTATGCTCATGAATTTCATTTGCTAGTGATCAATTGGTTGGTATTAGCAGCTGTGTTTGTTATGACGCATATTCTCTATGTTATTCGAGCGAGACGTTCATTCGGAATGATGATTGTTGATCTACATGTCTACAACGAAGAAGCAGAAAAGCCTTCCGCATGGAGGTTGCTAGGTAGAGAGACATTGAAATATCTCTTATTTCCATTTGTACTCGTAACATTTTTTAAAAAAGAGCGCCCTCTTTACGAGAAAATTACGAAGACCTATCTAGTAAAGTAA
- a CDS encoding HU family DNA-binding protein has product MNKTDLINAVSEQADLSKKDASKAVDAVFDSITSALVEGGKVQLVGFGSFEVRERSARKGRNPQTGQEIEIPATKNPAFKPGKQLKDAVN; this is encoded by the coding sequence ATGAACAAAACAGATCTAATTAACGCAGTATCGGAGCAAGCAGACCTTTCTAAGAAAGATGCTTCTAAAGCAGTAGACGCTGTATTTGACAGCATCACGAGTGCACTTGTTGAAGGTGGTAAAGTTCAGCTAGTTGGTTTTGGTAGTTTCGAAGTACGTGAGCGTTCTGCACGTAAAGGCCGCAACCCTCAAACTGGTCAAGAAATTGAAATCCCAGCTACAAAGAACCCAGCTTTCAAGCCAGGTAAGCAATTAAAAGACGCTGTAAACTAA
- the pssA gene encoding CDP-diacylglycerol--serine O-phosphatidyltransferase: protein MFLLEHLDQTVKKAKSQIANILTLINLGLGALSIVFVLQNELRMALLLITIAAVCDRLDGAAARRFNATSEFGKQLDSLSDIVSFGVAPAILIHQAILHEFGSVGAIFAILFILCGAIRLARFNVTESNRYFVGLPITAAGCILTFSTLLVPFLEPYSFMFITIILALMMVSTFTVRKM, encoded by the coding sequence ATGTTCCTATTAGAACATCTTGATCAAACGGTCAAAAAAGCAAAAAGCCAAATTGCCAATATCTTAACTCTTATAAATCTTGGCCTCGGTGCATTGTCGATTGTTTTTGTCTTACAAAATGAATTACGCATGGCATTGCTTCTTATTACGATTGCAGCTGTATGTGATCGTCTAGACGGTGCTGCAGCCAGACGTTTTAACGCAACATCTGAATTCGGAAAGCAACTGGACTCATTAAGTGATATTGTTTCTTTTGGTGTCGCACCTGCGATTTTAATTCATCAAGCAATCTTACATGAATTTGGTTCTGTTGGAGCGATTTTTGCAATACTATTTATTCTTTGTGGCGCAATTCGATTGGCTCGCTTTAATGTCACAGAAAGCAACCGCTATTTTGTTGGATTACCCATTACGGCAGCGGGTTGTATTTTAACCTTCTCTACCTTGCTCGTCCCATTTCTTGAACCATACAGCTTTATGTTCATCACGATCATCTTAGCTTTAATGATGGTGAGCACATTCACCGTACGAAAAATGTAA
- a CDS encoding DUF3221 domain-containing protein translates to MKIQLVLLFIILLLITSACGQGASPSSQDADSAEPSITNEEWLIAADNEEQAVALIRSFVDAELATEAYSGLYLEWEPHKHFVVLIQEDENVNEVGERLEQFSYEEMGDEGQFPVRLIPATYSYQELDDVVSKITQSSDMLMVNGQHILSWGVMEKENHVELQVPSKEGVDLNVLNKIIDDRHDILHLREGVMEELDEDGLPTVEPNRRGVILEVNEEVDNGIVIFIEEELYASIDSFTVLKTEHGEDLSLHELEVGQEVTVWIDGAMEASLPSSGYAAAILLHSND, encoded by the coding sequence ATGAAGATCCAACTAGTGCTTTTATTTATAATCTTATTATTGATAACCAGTGCATGTGGGCAAGGAGCGAGTCCTTCTAGTCAGGATGCAGATAGTGCAGAACCTTCTATCACTAACGAGGAATGGCTGATAGCGGCGGATAATGAAGAGCAAGCTGTTGCTCTTATTCGTTCGTTTGTTGATGCAGAATTAGCGACAGAAGCTTACTCAGGCCTTTATTTAGAGTGGGAACCACATAAACACTTCGTCGTCTTAATTCAAGAAGACGAGAATGTGAACGAAGTAGGAGAACGCTTAGAACAGTTTTCCTATGAAGAGATGGGGGATGAAGGTCAATTTCCAGTGCGGTTAATACCAGCCACCTACTCTTATCAAGAGCTTGATGATGTAGTAAGTAAAATCACTCAATCAAGCGATATGCTCATGGTTAATGGTCAACATATATTGTCATGGGGGGTAATGGAGAAAGAGAATCATGTTGAGCTTCAAGTACCATCTAAAGAAGGCGTAGACCTAAACGTACTAAACAAAATAATAGATGATCGCCATGACATTCTTCATCTGAGAGAAGGTGTGATGGAAGAATTAGATGAAGATGGTTTACCAACTGTCGAACCTAATAGAAGAGGTGTCATTTTAGAGGTGAACGAGGAAGTAGACAACGGAATTGTCATCTTTATAGAAGAAGAGCTCTATGCATCCATTGACAGTTTTACTGTGCTGAAAACTGAACATGGGGAGGATCTGTCTTTGCACGAACTAGAGGTAGGGCAAGAAGTGACTGTGTGGATAGACGGTGCTATGGAAGCCTCTTTACCATCGTCCGGATATGCTGCGGCCATTTTGTTGCACTCAAATGATTAG
- a CDS encoding STAS domain-containing protein has protein sequence MLNVSEHLISNAESLANEILENILHQIDGPITDSEKDQGVQIYLEFIKYFGESIDHEKESNPDFLIEWSKSIARQQVTPEARVSEIIAGFPLTRAAFADVFLRISKEYGLSLDEHAFLLKRMNQLLDLSLNETVIGFERLTDEFKVKTKKELAKLSAPLVPVQDGIVILPIVGEVDQYLSAFIMEQVIPDIAQKEVTCVIADFSGVRSINNDNASYLHEIVNMLQLMGINIILTGMHPETARIAVSTGVSMIKVKSYLTVQVALNSIN, from the coding sequence ATGCTTAATGTGTCTGAGCACTTAATTTCAAATGCTGAATCACTTGCTAATGAAATTCTTGAAAATATTCTTCACCAAATAGATGGACCAATTACTGATAGCGAAAAAGACCAAGGGGTCCAAATATATTTAGAGTTCATTAAATACTTTGGAGAGTCGATTGATCATGAGAAAGAATCGAACCCTGACTTTCTGATTGAATGGAGCAAGTCAATAGCAAGACAACAAGTGACGCCTGAAGCGAGAGTGTCAGAAATTATTGCCGGTTTCCCGCTAACACGCGCAGCTTTTGCAGATGTTTTTCTTAGAATAAGCAAGGAGTACGGTCTTTCTTTAGATGAACATGCGTTTCTTCTAAAACGAATGAATCAGTTATTAGATTTGAGTTTAAATGAAACGGTTATCGGATTTGAACGCTTAACTGATGAGTTTAAGGTAAAAACAAAAAAAGAATTAGCTAAACTATCAGCACCGCTTGTTCCTGTCCAAGATGGGATCGTCATTCTTCCTATCGTGGGGGAAGTTGATCAGTATCTTTCCGCTTTCATTATGGAACAAGTGATCCCAGATATTGCGCAAAAAGAAGTAACTTGTGTGATAGCTGATTTTTCAGGGGTACGGTCGATTAACAACGATAATGCAAGTTACTTACATGAAATTGTGAATATGCTTCAGCTAATGGGCATTAATATTATTTTAACAGGCATGCATCCTGAAACAGCTAGAATTGCTGTTAGTACGGGTGTTAGTATGATAAAAGTTAAATCTTATCTGACGGTACAAGTAGCTCTAAACAGTATCAACTAA
- a CDS encoding acetylornithine deacetylase, translating to MSKLDDLLQEVESRESELLTLLDHLVQFQTESPPARNASEAQTFVAQYLKDAGFEVDEWEVYENDPNVVATKAGTNSEHHQSLLLNGHIDVASVSKEENWTYPPFTMTVAKRTVYGRGVADMKGGLAACLFAAKLLDEAGIDLKGDLMLQSVIGEEVGEAGTKECTERGYTADFAIVADTSNCEIHGQGGVITGWITVKSPKTFHDGMRRNMIHAGGGLTGASAIEKMMPMIRGLQELERHWAVTKSYPGFPPGMNTINPAVIEGGRHAAFVADECALWITVHYYPNETYQQVTKEIEEHLLAVAKADPWLRDHPPSFRWGGTSMIEDRGEIFPALLIDEKWDGIQTLKKAHQQTFHSPASVGYSQTVTDGGWLAEANIPTVIYGPGELVHAHAVNEQLSIDQLIDYTKTLLTFIYDWCNREKLSPKS from the coding sequence ATGTCTAAACTAGACGACCTTTTACAAGAAGTAGAGAGCCGCGAGAGCGAACTATTAACGTTGCTCGATCATTTGGTTCAATTTCAAACTGAAAGCCCTCCTGCGCGAAATGCAAGCGAGGCACAGACCTTTGTTGCTCAGTACTTAAAAGACGCTGGATTTGAAGTCGATGAATGGGAAGTTTATGAGAATGACCCGAATGTTGTTGCTACAAAAGCAGGAACAAACAGTGAGCATCATCAAAGCCTGCTCTTAAACGGGCATATTGACGTCGCCTCTGTATCTAAAGAAGAAAACTGGACCTATCCCCCATTTACGATGACGGTCGCTAAGAGGACCGTTTATGGGCGAGGTGTGGCGGATATGAAAGGTGGATTAGCGGCGTGCTTGTTTGCTGCAAAATTGTTAGATGAAGCTGGAATCGATTTAAAAGGAGACCTCATGCTTCAATCGGTCATCGGAGAAGAAGTTGGGGAAGCCGGAACAAAAGAGTGCACCGAACGTGGCTATACGGCAGACTTTGCGATTGTTGCTGATACAAGCAACTGTGAGATCCACGGTCAGGGCGGCGTCATTACGGGATGGATCACAGTAAAAAGTCCAAAAACCTTTCATGATGGCATGCGCCGAAATATGATTCATGCCGGTGGCGGTTTAACAGGAGCCAGCGCCATTGAAAAAATGATGCCCATGATTCGAGGCTTACAAGAACTTGAACGACATTGGGCCGTGACCAAATCTTACCCTGGCTTTCCTCCAGGTATGAACACGATTAATCCTGCAGTCATTGAAGGCGGGAGACATGCCGCATTTGTAGCGGATGAATGTGCGCTTTGGATTACAGTTCACTACTATCCAAACGAAACGTATCAGCAAGTGACAAAAGAGATTGAAGAACATCTTCTCGCTGTAGCCAAAGCCGATCCTTGGTTAAGAGATCATCCGCCAAGTTTTCGCTGGGGCGGCACCTCAATGATTGAAGATCGTGGAGAAATCTTCCCCGCTCTTTTAATTGATGAAAAATGGGACGGAATACAAACACTTAAAAAAGCTCATCAACAAACCTTCCACTCCCCCGCATCTGTTGGTTATTCACAAACCGTCACAGACGGCGGCTGGTTAGCTGAAGCGAATATTCCAACCGTTATTTACGGACCAGGTGAGCTCGTCCATGCTCATGCTGTGAATGAACAACTATCGATTGATCAATTGATTGACTATACGAAAACATTACTCACGTTCATCTATGATTGGTGCAATCGTGAGAAACTCTCACCTAAATCCTAA
- a CDS encoding ABC transporter permease — protein sequence MNIKHSIAPFLLLLTVLVMWEVSAYVVGKSYLFPGPVAIIEKMIALHATLFYEHLPATLSIVGLGLLLSMILGVSVAVLMHQFKPIEKALYPLLVVSQTIPIIALAPIFVLWFGYSIWSKVVVTVLITFFPITVNTFDGLRSTPKELRELFLTMKASRFAMFMKLYVPSALPSFLSGMKVAIPLSVVGAAIGEWLGAQAGLGYFSRRMMTQFDGPGVFAPIVWLSFIGIVGFLLVKGLENYLLRWRNEHERK from the coding sequence ATGAACATTAAACATTCGATCGCCCCGTTCCTCCTCTTACTGACTGTGCTGGTCATGTGGGAAGTAAGTGCCTATGTTGTCGGAAAGTCTTATCTGTTTCCAGGGCCAGTGGCAATTATCGAAAAAATGATTGCCCTGCATGCCACTCTTTTCTACGAGCATCTCCCTGCAACACTATCGATTGTTGGACTGGGTCTTTTGCTATCGATGATTCTCGGTGTGAGTGTTGCTGTGCTCATGCATCAATTTAAACCGATCGAAAAAGCACTCTACCCTCTTCTCGTCGTGTCACAAACGATTCCAATTATCGCGCTTGCCCCTATCTTCGTTCTATGGTTTGGTTATTCGATTTGGAGTAAAGTCGTCGTTACGGTATTAATTACGTTTTTCCCGATTACCGTGAACACATTTGACGGGTTACGTTCGACCCCGAAAGAACTGAGAGAGCTGTTTTTGACAATGAAAGCTAGCCGTTTCGCGATGTTTATGAAATTGTACGTGCCTTCTGCGTTGCCATCCTTTTTATCAGGGATGAAAGTGGCGATTCCATTAAGTGTCGTCGGTGCTGCGATTGGAGAATGGCTCGGTGCCCAAGCAGGGCTTGGCTATTTTAGTCGACGGATGATGACACAATTTGATGGGCCTGGTGTGTTTGCGCCGATTGTGTGGCTGTCATTCATCGGCATTGTTGGCTTCTTACTTGTAAAAGGACTTGAAAATTATTTATTACGCTGGAGGAATGAACATGAACGTAAGTAA
- a CDS encoding small multi-drug export protein, whose amino-acid sequence MQILWEYILVFLAAATPWLEAIVVIPIGIIRGLNPVLVSVVGFVGNMLTVLLVVVFYEKFVEWRAHRREKKGIEEQPPTKRQERATRVWNKYGLPGLSIGGPLIIGTHLTILMALALGATKKAATWWMTASLVAWILVFAAGTYYGFSWFRS is encoded by the coding sequence ATGCAAATATTGTGGGAATATATTTTAGTGTTTCTGGCAGCAGCAACACCGTGGCTTGAAGCGATTGTCGTCATTCCCATTGGAATCATTCGGGGACTTAATCCTGTCCTTGTCTCCGTTGTCGGTTTTGTCGGAAACATGTTAACCGTTCTGTTAGTTGTTGTCTTCTATGAGAAATTTGTGGAATGGCGTGCACATCGTCGTGAAAAGAAAGGCATTGAGGAGCAACCACCGACAAAACGTCAAGAACGAGCGACACGTGTTTGGAACAAATACGGTTTACCTGGCCTCTCGATTGGTGGACCACTCATTATCGGCACGCATTTGACGATTCTCATGGCACTTGCACTCGGAGCCACTAAAAAGGCTGCGACATGGTGGATGACCGCTAGCCTTGTTGCATGGATTCTCGTGTTCGCAGCAGGTACGTATTACGGGTTTAGTTGGTTTAGGAGCTAG
- a CDS encoding DUF4367 domain-containing protein → MSALKKMPLILFFFGFMYGLLQLTSLLLASWLHSLQTGMMLLIFAFLFLVIMYVSWFAALRVDEMIYNERYKYALALPLIVVCLFHLLNTNQPPDIEYTNYATITEATEDLPFEPKQPASMPSGFAYNFVTVYKQNDSTTLLLPYKNEENETINLHINYVKSTFSKGDTERIVNSEHESWIQVSWSDQGLTYNLSSETVSEEQLLKIAQSIN, encoded by the coding sequence ATGTCAGCTTTAAAAAAAATGCCGTTGATCTTGTTCTTTTTCGGTTTTATGTATGGCTTGCTTCAACTAACTAGCCTGTTATTAGCTAGTTGGCTTCATTCCTTACAAACTGGCATGATGCTTTTAATCTTTGCCTTTTTGTTTTTAGTGATCATGTATGTCTCATGGTTCGCAGCATTGAGGGTAGACGAGATGATCTATAATGAACGATATAAATATGCTTTGGCCCTGCCATTAATTGTGGTATGTCTTTTCCATTTACTCAACACGAACCAGCCTCCAGACATTGAATATACCAACTACGCTACGATCACAGAAGCTACCGAAGATCTCCCATTTGAACCGAAACAGCCTGCTTCAATGCCATCAGGATTTGCCTATAATTTTGTTACAGTCTATAAGCAAAACGATAGCACAACGTTGCTTCTTCCTTACAAAAATGAGGAAAATGAAACCATTAATCTTCATATCAACTATGTGAAATCAACTTTTAGTAAAGGAGATACAGAACGAATCGTAAATAGCGAGCACGAGTCATGGATTCAAGTTAGTTGGTCGGATCAGGGCCTAACCTACAACCTCTCAAGCGAAACGGTTAGTGAGGAACAATTACTAAAAATAGCACAGTCCATCAATTAG
- a CDS encoding ABC transporter ATP-binding protein, giving the protein MRRLGQAMSANLLTINDLHFTYEKQINPTIKGVTIDVKRGEFLCLLAPSGAGKSTIFRLLTGLEHPQSGSITIHQSKEIQMGYMPQKDLLLEWRTMIDNVILPLELNGMNKKQARLHAQTHMNEFGLGGTDNKYPYELSGGMRQRASFLRAVVNGCDLLLLDEPFSALDAITRKRMQDWLKEMCKKLSLTTILVTHDLDEATKLGTRILLFNEAPLSKYQEFRPTANLSEQAELKQQMLDQLSAEGSS; this is encoded by the coding sequence ATGAGGAGACTTGGCCAAGCGATGTCCGCTAATCTCTTAACAATCAATGACCTCCACTTCACATATGAAAAACAGATCAATCCAACGATAAAAGGGGTCACGATCGATGTGAAGCGCGGTGAATTTCTCTGCCTGCTTGCGCCTAGTGGGGCAGGGAAAAGCACCATTTTCCGCCTACTAACAGGGCTCGAACACCCTCAATCTGGTAGTATTACCATTCACCAAAGTAAGGAGATTCAAATGGGCTACATGCCTCAGAAGGATCTCCTCCTTGAATGGCGGACGATGATTGATAACGTGATTCTACCTCTTGAATTAAATGGCATGAACAAAAAACAAGCACGGCTACACGCCCAAACTCACATGAATGAATTTGGTTTAGGTGGGACAGACAACAAGTACCCCTATGAGCTCTCAGGCGGCATGCGACAGCGCGCTTCCTTTTTACGAGCTGTGGTTAACGGCTGTGACCTATTATTGCTAGATGAGCCGTTTAGCGCCCTTGATGCCATTACGAGAAAACGCATGCAAGATTGGCTCAAAGAAATGTGTAAAAAGCTTTCGCTTACAACCATCTTAGTGACACATGATCTTGATGAAGCAACAAAACTTGGGACTAGAATTCTTCTATTTAACGAAGCTCCTCTCAGCAAGTATCAAGAGTTTCGTCCCACAGCCAATTTGAGCGAGCAGGCAGAACTCAAGCAACAGATGCTAGATCAGCTATCAGCGGAGGGCTCGTCATGA
- the tenA gene encoding thiaminase II, translated as MSFSNRLHTKAQSIWEASHNHPFVQGIGHGDLDLEKFKFFMKQDYVYLIDYARLFALASMKATTLTHMSYFAKMLDATLNIEMDLHRQYAERLGISAEELEATQPAPMALAYSSYMLSISERGSLIDLVTAILPCAWSYYEIGKKLAEIPGAMDHELYGEWVQMYQSDEFGDIAHWLIDVLDQLATGLPEAELSRLEDIFLTTSRFEYMFWEMSNNEETWPSDVR; from the coding sequence ATGTCATTTTCTAACAGACTACATACAAAAGCTCAATCGATTTGGGAAGCAAGCCACAACCATCCCTTTGTTCAAGGAATCGGACATGGTGACCTAGACCTCGAGAAATTCAAATTTTTTATGAAACAGGATTATGTGTATTTAATTGATTACGCGAGGCTCTTTGCCCTAGCAAGTATGAAAGCGACAACCCTCACCCATATGTCTTATTTTGCAAAAATGCTAGATGCGACCTTAAACATTGAGATGGACTTGCATCGCCAATACGCCGAAAGACTCGGGATTTCAGCCGAAGAACTAGAAGCGACACAACCTGCTCCGATGGCTCTCGCTTACAGCAGCTACATGTTAAGCATCTCTGAACGCGGGTCGCTTATCGACCTTGTGACAGCGATCCTTCCGTGTGCGTGGAGTTATTATGAAATCGGGAAAAAGTTGGCGGAGATTCCTGGGGCGATGGATCATGAATTGTACGGAGAATGGGTTCAGATGTATCAATCCGATGAGTTTGGTGATATTGCCCATTGGTTAATTGATGTACTCGATCAACTAGCTACCGGTCTACCAGAAGCTGAGTTGTCTCGCCTAGAAGACATCTTCTTAACGACAAGTCGCTTTGAGTATATGTTCTGGGAGATGTCTAATAATGAGGAGACTTGGCCAAGCGATGTCCGCTAA